A genomic region of Cotesia glomerata isolate CgM1 linkage group LG9, MPM_Cglom_v2.3, whole genome shotgun sequence contains the following coding sequences:
- the LOC123271910 gene encoding uncharacterized protein LOC123271910, with protein sequence MGNNSRKSESFESNSSQRSSQCLNCPLCNLKNDESQHDIEFLQGVVGFLKGHGCSSSSSSKTFVETNDSPASCPSASGSKMPWNLSGPRKVELHPMSDVYIESCELEYLKTKYTYDSKEMSRQIFKKVIGTDNLLKMSRTGGNGWTRLPNDVLTAVYGFISKNARPKLSAAEFERCVTLMFTSLRPGQQKK encoded by the exons ATGGGAAATAATTCTCGTAAAAGTGAGTCATTTGAGAGTAATAGTTCACAGAGGAGTTCCCAATGTCTTAACTGTCCTTTGtgtaacttaaaaaatgatg aatctCAACATGACATTGAATTCTTGCAAGGCGTCGTCGGATTCCTCAAAGGTCACGGTTGTTCTTCATCTTCATCCTCTAAAACGTTTGTTGAAACGAACGATTCTCCGGCATCTTGTCCTTCAGCGAGTGGTTCTAAGATGCCATGGAACTTATCGGGGCCTCGAAAG gtTGAATTGCATCCAATGAGTGATGTCTACATTGAATCATGCGAGTTAGAGTACCTCAAAACCAAATACACTTATGACTCGAAAGAAATGTCGAGACAGATTTTCAAGAAAGTTATTGGGACAGAcaatctactaaaaatgagCCGCACGGGTGGAAACGGGTGGACACGGTTGCCAAATGATGTATTAACTGCTGTTTACG GTTTTATTTCAAAGAATGCTCGGCCAAAACTGTCAGCAGCTGAATTTGAACGGTGTGTCACCCTCATGTTTACTTCCCTGAGACCTGGACagcaaaaaaagtaa